In the Malaclemys terrapin pileata isolate rMalTer1 chromosome 12, rMalTer1.hap1, whole genome shotgun sequence genome, one interval contains:
- the SLC52A3 gene encoding solute carrier family 52, riboflavin transporter, member 3, with protein MALLTHLLACVFGTGSWAALNGLWVELPLLVTELPEQWYLPSYITIIVQLANVGPLLVTLLHRFKPGLLSEVAVIYGVVAVGALACLLLAFLWGFTSPVAGEPHSTAFFGLAFCLALVDCTSSVTFLPFMARLQPHYVTTFFMGEGLSGFLPALIALAQGAGIARCVNVTRVANVTVGNNTAEGSQFQMETQYLPANFSTLVFFLLLAAMMVACLVAFFFLTRLPKAWELSRQNLCPSTITLHSLQEIPGDGPRLSVGGDSPRGGKPASSDKGSHHTDPEVTYSLAKFAFIYLLVAWVNSLTNGILPSVQAYSCLPYGNMAYHLSATLSSMANPLACTIAMFLPSRSLALLGALSVAGTGFGAYNMAMAVMSPCPLLQHSAWGHAIIVISWVCFTGSLSYVKVMTGVILRSQSHSALVWYGAVEQLGSLTGALIMFPLVNVYSFFRSADYCSLQCPA; from the exons ATGGCGCTGCTCACCCACCTGCTGGCATGCGTCTTCGGGACGGGCTCCTGGGCAGCCCTCAATGGCCTGTgggtggagctgcccctgctggtGACCGAGCTGCCTGAGCAGTGGTACCTGCCCTCCTACATCACCATCATCGTCCAGCTGGCCAACGTGGGGCCGCTGCTGGTCACCCTGCTGCACAGGTTCAAGCCCGGCCTGCTGAGCGAAGTGGCCGTCATCTATGGCGTGGTGGCCGTGGGAGCCCTGGCCTGCCTGCTCTTGGCCTTCCTTTGGGGTTTTACCTCCCCTGTCGCCGGGGAGCCCCACAGCACGGCCTTCTTCGGCCTCGCCTTCTGCCTGGCGCTGGTGGACTGCACCTCCTCAGTCACCTTCCTGCCCTTCATGGCGCGGCTGCAGCCCCACTACGTCACCACCTTCTTCATGGGGGAAGGGCTCAGCGGGTTCCTCCCAGCCCTCATTGCCCTAGCCCAGGGCGCCGGCATCGCCAGGTGCGTCAACGTCACCCGGGTCGCCAACGTAACCGTGGGCAACAACACCGCCGAGGGCAGCCAGTTCCAAATGGAGACCCAGTATCTCCCAGCCAACTTCTCCACCCTggtcttcttcctcctcctggccGCCATGATGGTCGCCTGCTTGGTAGCCTTCTTCTTCCTCACCAGGCTGCCCAAGGCGTGGGAGCTGTCGAGACAAAACTTGTGTCCTAGCACCATCACTCTCCACTCACTTCAGGAAATCCCTGGGGATGGGCCCAGGCTATCTGTGGGAGGAGACTCCCCAAGGGGAGGAAAGCCAGCGAGCTCCGACAAGGGATCCCATCATACAGACCCAGAGGTTACCTACTCTCTGGCCAAGTTTGCCTTCATCtacctccttgttgcctgggtgAACTCCCTAACCAACGGGATCCTGCCATCCGTGCAAGCCTATTCCTGCTTGCCCTATGGCAACATGGCCTACCACCTGTCTGCCACCCTGAGCTCCATGGCTAACCCGCTCGCCTGCACCATCGCCATGTTTCTGCCCAGCAG GTCTCTGGCCCTGCTGGGGGCGCTCTCCGTGGCTGGGACAGGATTTGGGGCCTATAACATGGCTATGGCTGTCATGAGCCCGTGCCCCCTCCTTCAGCACTCGGCTTGGGGGCACGCCATCATC GTCATCTCCTGGGTGTGCTTCACGGGGAGCCTCAGTTACGTGAAGGTGATGACCGGGGTGATCTTGCGGAGCCAGAGCCACAGCGCCCTCGTGTGGTATGGGGCAGTAGAGCAGCTGGGGTCTCTGACCGGGGCCCTCATCATGTTCCCCCTGGTGAACGTCTATAGCTTCTTCAGATCTGCTGACTATTGCAGCCTGCAGTGTCCAGCGTGA